A region of the Pseudarthrobacter phenanthrenivorans Sphe3 genome:
CCAGCCCTTCCACCACGGCGGTCTTGCCAACGCCCGGTTCACCGATGAGCACAGGGTTGTTCTTGGTGCGCCGGGACAGGACCTGGACCACGCGCCGGATTTCTGAATCCCGGCCGATGACCGGATCCAGCTTGCCCGCGCGGGCCATCGCGGTGAGGTCCGTGCCGTACTTCTCCAGTGCCTGGAAGGTGTTTTCCGGATCCTGGCTGTCCACTTTGCGGTCGCCGCGGACACCCGGCAGGGCGGCGCGGAGCGCTTCGTGGGAGGCGCCGGCATCACGCAGCAGGCGGGCGGCAGCGTCGTTGCCGGCCGAGATGCCGAGCAGGAGGACCTCCGTGGAGACGAAGGTATCACCGAGCCGGTCCGCCTCTTCCTTGGCATTCTGGATGGCCTGCAGCGCAGGCCGCGAAAGCTGCGCCTGCTGACTGGAACCGCCGGAGGTGGCCGGCAGGGCCTTGATGGCGCTGCTTGCCTGCACGCTGACGGAATCGGGATCGGCGCCGGTGGCACGCAGCAGGGCAACAGCCACGCCCTCGCGCTGGTCCATCAGCGCCTTGAGCAGGTGCGCGGGCTCCACCTGCGGATTGCCTGCGGTGGAGGCGTTCATGGCCGCAGCCGAAAGAGCCTCCTGGCTCTTGGTGGTGAATTTGACGTCCAAAGAGGGCTCCTTTCGGGGGCAGTTTTTCTTAAGTTGAGTGTACTACGCTCAACTTTGGTCCGGGCAGTTTTGCGGGGATTGTTTGCCTACAGCGAAACAGCTTTGGAGCCACGGCGGAAGGGGCCACCGGCCCTAGTTTCGGCAGAACTGGAAAACCCTGCGCCTACAGCGGATGGATGGACACCGAGGCTGCCTTGACCACGAAGTGCACCGTCATCCCAGGGACCAGGCCCAGATCGGCCATCGCGGACGGAGTGATGTCAGCGGCAAGACCCTCCGCCCGTACCCGGACCTGGTCGCCATGGGGCTCCAGGTCCGTGATCCGGACCGGGAAGGAGTTGGGCGGACTTCCGTGCGCATCATCCACGAAGACGGAAACGGACGACGGCGGGAACACGGCCGCCGCTGCCTGGCCTGTGGGAATGGGGTCCTCAGCATGACCGGCGATGTGCCGGCCCTGCCCGGCCAGGATTCCGCCATCCTGGAGCTTCCCGGGGACAAAATTCAGGCCCGCCAGGCCAGCCGCAAAGGCGCTGCGTGGCCGCTGCAGGACCGGGCGGGTGGGGCCTTCTTCCGCAATTCGCCCGTTTTCCAGGATGAGCACCCTGTCAGCGAGCATGAGCGCATCCAGGACGTCATGGGTCACTATAATGGCGGGCCTTTCCGCCAGGACGCGTTTGAGCAGGCGACGGAGCAGCGGGGCGGAATGGATGTCCAGCGCGGCCATCGGCTCATCAAGGAGCAGGAGCCCGGGACCTGCCGCAAGCGCCCGGGCTACGGCCACCCGCTGCGCCTGCCCGCCGGAGAGCTCCGCAGGACGCCGGGTGGCAAGCTCTGCGGCCTCCACTTCCGCCAGCCACTGCCTGGCCTCGGCCCCGGCCTTTGCTTTGGGCATCCCTGCGCTCCGCGGACCGAAGGCGACGTTGTCCGCGGCGTTGAGGTGCGGGAACAGCAGTGGTTCCTGCGCGAGCAGGGCCGTGCGCCGGTGGTGCGGCGGGATCCACCGGTTGTGGCCGCCGCCCAGGTGGAAGAGGTCCCGCCCGTTCAGTTCCGCACGGCCCGTATCCGGGCGCAGCAGCCCGGCAATGATGGAGAGCAGCGTCGATTTTCCGGCGCCGTTGGGTCCCATCACGGCCACGGTTTCGGCGGGGCCCAGGGAAAAGGTGAGGTCGAAGCCGCGCTCCGCCACGGCCGCCTGGAAGGAGAACGTCACGGAACGTACCTTCCCGTGGCGGGGGCCGCCGTCGTACGCCGTCCTGACGCTTGAAGGCGGCGTGACGTGCTGCCTGGGCGCCGGTAGGCCAGCGCCACCACCGCCACGGCCACGGCCACCAGCACCAGGGAAAGAGCGACGGCGGCGTCCGGGTCGGTCTCGCGCTGCAGGTAGATTTCCAGCGGCAGCGTCCGGGTCACCCCCTGGAGGCTGCCGGCGAACGTGAGGGTGGCCCCGAACTCGCCCAGGCTCCGGGCGAAGGAAAGGACCGCCCCCGAGGCCAGCCCGGGCAGGACCAGCGGAAGCGTGACGCGGCGGAAGACGGTCCCCGGTGCTGCGCCGAGCGTTGCCGCTACCGCCTCATAGCGGTGGCCGCCGGTCCGGAGGGCGCCTTCGAGGCTCACCACCAGGAACGGCAGGGCCACAAACGTCTGGGCCAGGACCACGGCGGCGGTGGAGAAGGCAATCTGCAGCCCCAGCACCTCGATCGCCCCACCCAGGAGCCCCTGACGGCCGAACGTGTACAGCAGCGCGATGCCGCCAACCACCGGCGGCAGGACCAGCGGGAGCAGCACCAGCGAGCGCAGGAGGCCCAGGAGCGGGGACGTGCCGCGGGCCAGCACCAATGCCAGCGGCACACCAAGGACAACGCACAGGGCGGTGCTGGCGGCGGACGTCCGCAGGCTCAGTCCCAGCGCCGCCACCGCGGATTCGGAGGTGACCAGCGGCAGGAAGTTGGCCCAGTTGACCCGTGCCACCATGGCAGCGAGCGGGAGGACCACCAGCAGCGCGGCGAGGACCGCCAGCGCGTGGAGCCAGCGGGGAATGCCGGTATAGCCGGTCATCTGGCTACCGTGTTTCCCGGCCCAAAGCCGGCCCGTGCCAGGACTTCCTGCCCTTCGGGCCCGGTGACCAGGGCCAGGAACTTGCCCGCGGCAGACGTGTTGGCGCTGCCGGCCAAAGCCGCGATCGGGTACGTGTTCGGCGCTCCGGCCGCCTCCGGGAACGGGATGCTTTCAACCATCCCGGCCGCTGAGCGGACATCCGTGGCGTACACCAGCCCTGCGTCAGCTTCGCCGGAGACCACCTTCCCCAGGACATCGGCCACCGAGTTTTCCTCGCTGACCGGACTGAGCTTGATGCCGCTGCTGCGGGCCACCGCGGCCGCGGCAGCGCCGCAGGGCACCTGGGGTGCGCACGCCACCAGTTTCGTTCCCTTTTTCGCGAGGTCAGCGAAGGAGCCAATCCCGGCAGGGTTCCCCGGCGGAACCGCGATGGCCAGGGTGTTGGTGGCGAAGATGCTGGGCGCACCCTCAAGCAGGCCCGCTTCCTGCACCTTGTCCATGTTCGTGGTGTCTGCCGATGCAAACACATCGGCAGGAGCCCCCTGGCCGATCTGGGCTGCCAGGTCCGAGGAGCCGGCGAAGCTCAGGGTGACCGACGTCCCCGGGTTTTGGCCCTCAAAGCGGCTGGCGAGCTCGGTGAAACTGCCCTTGAGGGAAGCGGCGGCGAAAACAGTGAGGGTCCTGTCCGTGCTGCCGCCGGCCCCGTTACCGGCACCGCTGCCGGCGCAGCCGGCCAGTGCGGCCAGCATCATCGCCGCGGCCAGCACTGCCCCTGCTTTCCGGACTGCCCTCACGCTGCCCCCTTGCCCTGCGGGGTTTCGATAATGACGGTGGTGGCTTTGACTACGGCCGTTGCCACGGAGCCTGGTTCGAGCCCCAGTTCCCGGACGGCCTCACTGCTCATGAGGGACACCACCCGGAAGGGTCCGCACTGCAGTTCCACCTGCGCCATCACCTTGTCAGCCGTAATGCCGGTGACCAGCCCCACGAAGCGGTTGCGCGCCGAACTGCCGGTCCGGTGCGGATCGTCCGGAAGCTGCGCCAGCTTCTGCGCGTGGCGTGCCAGCTCCAGCCCGTCCACGGCCAGCCGCCCGGCGTCGTCCTTCAGGGGTGTCAGGCTTCCGTTCTCTGTCCAGCGGCGGACGGTGTCATCGCTCACGCCCAGGAACCGGGCAGCTTCGGACAC
Encoded here:
- a CDS encoding sulfate/molybdate ABC transporter ATP-binding protein; translated protein: MTFSFQAAVAERGFDLTFSLGPAETVAVMGPNGAGKSTLLSIIAGLLRPDTGRAELNGRDLFHLGGGHNRWIPPHHRRTALLAQEPLLFPHLNAADNVAFGPRSAGMPKAKAGAEARQWLAEVEAAELATRRPAELSGGQAQRVAVARALAAGPGLLLLDEPMAALDIHSAPLLRRLLKRVLAERPAIIVTHDVLDALMLADRVLILENGRIAEEGPTRPVLQRPRSAFAAGLAGLNFVPGKLQDGGILAGQGRHIAGHAEDPIPTGQAAAAVFPPSSVSVFVDDAHGSPPNSFPVRITDLEPHGDQVRVRAEGLAADITPSAMADLGLVPGMTVHFVVKAASVSIHPL
- a CDS encoding TOBE domain-containing protein; this translates as MGLIRVSEAARFLGVSDDTVRRWTENGSLTPLKDDAGRLAVDGLELARHAQKLAQLPDDPHRTGSSARNRFVGLVTGITADKVMAQVELQCGPFRVVSLMSSEAVRELGLEPGSVATAVVKATTVIIETPQGKGAA
- the modA gene encoding molybdate ABC transporter substrate-binding protein, whose protein sequence is MMLAALAGCAGSGAGNGAGGSTDRTLTVFAAASLKGSFTELASRFEGQNPGTSVTLSFAGSSDLAAQIGQGAPADVFASADTTNMDKVQEAGLLEGAPSIFATNTLAIAVPPGNPAGIGSFADLAKKGTKLVACAPQVPCGAAAAAVARSSGIKLSPVSEENSVADVLGKVVSGEADAGLVYATDVRSAAGMVESIPFPEAAGAPNTYPIAALAGSANTSAAGKFLALVTGPEGQEVLARAGFGPGNTVAR
- a CDS encoding ABC transporter permease, giving the protein MTGYTGIPRWLHALAVLAALLVVLPLAAMVARVNWANFLPLVTSESAVAALGLSLRTSAASTALCVVLGVPLALVLARGTSPLLGLLRSLVLLPLVLPPVVGGIALLYTFGRQGLLGGAIEVLGLQIAFSTAAVVLAQTFVALPFLVVSLEGALRTGGHRYEAVAATLGAAPGTVFRRVTLPLVLPGLASGAVLSFARSLGEFGATLTFAGSLQGVTRTLPLEIYLQRETDPDAAVALSLVLVAVAVAVVALAYRRPGSTSRRLQASGRRTTAAPATGRYVP